The genomic interval ttgctaataaaaaatttttctaaaattcatatagttttaataacacctggtttgtttataaaaaatcgaaaCAAGTTCAATTCAATCACGTTTTTTCttcaattgtaaaataatgtcaCTACCAGACCTTTTCAAATTATGCTTGATTATGCTCGCATTTTCTATGTTATCTGTATCAATCATTCGTTTGTTATCTATAATCTTAACATTATCTGTGGCAACTTTCCCGCCACTTTCGACGTCAGTGTAAACAATTTTGCTTACGgaagaaatatttgaattcgAAATAGAATTTACGTCCTTAGTCactaaattgttaattttgttcGTAGATggtgcaattatttttatgaaacgcGGCTTCGAACTATCCGAAGGACCGccatctttaaatttaaaaacctccgaaggatttattttaatagtatttattacattagaatttaatttattcacagTTGTCACTTTTATACTATCTTTTATGTTGAATTTAACTACAcctgtattaattatttgattactttttttaataataacaggagtttttgtacaaatatttttattatctacaactttatttatgcctgataaaattttagaatctgtcaagttaatttttaacggcatttcttttttatctaaacTTCTACTTTGTGTTATggctttaacatttttaattgtaacattatCCGTGGGTTTTGAAACAACATCAACGGGCGTTATTTTCACTGGCAACACATTTGAATTTGCAATTATGACAGGCGTATTATCTACCacaattttttcttgtttcaCCTCAGCTTTTATCACCTTGCCACTACTTTTCAGTTCGTTCACAGATTCTGCCACAATTTCatcttgaatatttttctccattccttttttcttcTTCCCTTTAGAAGgcacattgaaataaataacttttttcgagtttgttttatttcctgAAACCACAGTTGGGTCGTTGTTAGGTTCATTGTCACCGCCTACACTCTTTCCACCCCcccttttctttctttttttcgtGTTGATAGATTCTACATTAATTTCACCCTGTGTGTCCTTGACCAGGATGTAGTCTTCGAAACTTTTCTTAACATTTGTCCccattaacaatttatttgctaTTGCTTGTGAGAGATCGCTTATTTTGAAGTCAGCTGTGAGTGTTGCCACACTGTTACCCGAATCGTTCGGTATCAGCGGATCGGCGCCATACTCGTGCAGTGTTTCTATAATATCCAAATAGTTTTGcgctattttatttctgttgccGGACTCTGAAAGAaaaaaccatactttttattacgtgaaaaatatacatttaaagtaatattatattaaagttcaATTATGAATTTCACAATAATAGTAGATTATAAGTTTGTCAGTCTGTCTGCTTGTCATTTTCAAACTAGTAAATCACTATATGAAATAGATAACAATTCGCAActttgtgggagtcgagcatgcttcagcacgaattgggctaccTTGTACCGGGAAGGATCACACTTTCCAGAAAACCAGAACGAAATAGCAGCATGCTGCTGTTTCATATGGTGCgttggggagccggaggctcatattctttttcttactcttcccagtccttttcaTATTCCCTTTTCAATTTggagtcggcaatccatttgtagaggcgtaaggtctgcaccTCActcctctccaaatgttcacgggtagctcttatcatcaggcgacctaTAGCGACATATATCTGAATCGCGCAAGCGAAATTTTCTCTTACAGAGGCATATAACTTTCCAACATCGTTCAATCGGGGCCTCACCGGCCGGCCAGTCGCGTAGACTGGTCGAGGAACTCCACCTTCCTTCCCCCACGGAGCCGGCCACTCCACCGCCGACTGTGAGATACAAGAGAAGGAGGAGACTCACGCTCTGCGTGCGCGAAGGCGGCGCGCACGGCGAGGTAGAGCGCGGTGTCGCCGCACGTGGCCATGCGCGCGttggcggcgcgcggcgcggcgcccgCCAGCGCGCGCACGCCCGCCAGCCGCCCGCGCGCGCTCGCTGCCATCAGCGGCGTGTAGCCTGCGCACACGCGCCCACACGCGCCGTCAGCGTCCGACTAATGTGTCgtcacacacgcacacgcacgcacgcatgCGCAAATATACACGCATCGCACGCACGCATACGCAAATATACACGCACAGGCACGCACGCATACGCAAATACACGcacgaacacacacacacacacacgcagaAGCAGTCAGAAATATATCATTCATTCACATTCATTTAATACcatacacacaaaaacacacacacatacacacacacacacacacatacaacaCTAAATTATAAAGGCGCATTagccttttttttatgtttgtgtgttaatatatatttactacgtAAATTTTTCAAGgtcaataaatagattaataaaaactaaaaacgcATCTATACATAGCAATGttttaaatcctatcctactaataatataaatgcaaaagtttgtaaggatgtgtgtgtgtttgttgctctttcacgcaaaaactactgaaccgattgcaatgaaattacggtacgtagatagctaaacaactggaataacatataggcaactttatatcccgccgtttttgaccgcctccttggtacagagGTTAACGCGTAAGCGTAgcaccgaggggtcctgggttcgattcccggtggcgACGAACAATAAGAAAAACGTCTCGGTctagcaggacacagaaggctgaaaacctacttgtccataaaaaaaatcgttcagtgaaacatatgtatatcatctgccccatacgccactaggggacacgggacttcactttttatcccgatattcctttttataaattaatgaacaaaaatttgataatcagcattttttgtgttttattgttattatctcATAAGGATAACTATTCGGATCAGAAATAGATCATTCTGCACTCCTTTAGTAggaaaattaacataattttaaaaactccaACAAGCACACTACATACAATGATATCAAAGAAATTGTCTCACTGCATCCTATATGCGGTGCTTATCAGAATTCAGGATCAGGATAATGACATAAACTCGCGATATTATCACTGATAAGTGTATAACTTTGAATTAAGTATTATCCATTTAAAGTAGGTCTAAATCAGATTCGAAAGAGTCAGTTACAaagaaacatacatacacacaggaatatataataaataaaaaacgctaGATTTAAACTCGATAAAACTCACCGGCATCATTACACATTTCTCCCATCCTATCCAACAAATACGAAGCGAGCTCGTCATCGGATTTCTCCTCCAATTCTGGTCTCCACAATTCCTCTTCATCTTGGAGAATCTTCCTGTAACGATAGATCGTAGAGgtacgtaaatataattatatataatgcaaaAATTTTAGCTTTTATTAGCATAAGTGTGtggttgtataaatataattttaaccgactttaaaaatgcAGGAGTttctcaatttgactgtataaCAGTTTTGTGTTTCCAATTACCTACCtcgtaactttttactgggtgaaccaatattgattattattttttttaatttgaaagcagATCTCTTATGTGGTCTAGATCTGTTTTGAGGCTTAAATGGCTggcaaaatcaatttttttctattcttcaaaatttttcataactataaccattaaatacaattttttttatataatattcagtaTAGTGAAAGAACCACAaaaccataatccaccacgctggccaacccgcacttggccagcgtgctggattatggcctgaaccctcataggaggcctgtgtcccagcagtgggaacatatatgggctgatgatgatgatagtgaAAGAACCCGTAACTTGGCTCAAAATTGATTCTTctaattaagttaataaataagaaacgcTTGAGTTACAGATAAGaacttactttattttattcatacttagcaaaattgtttaacataaaatttgttagaTGGCGCTAAAGCtaatagcgccatctattatattatatgattatcaTCGATAGGAAATAagcataaataacaattcgTTCATTAATTTCCTCTCACCTAGCATTCTCTTTACAATACTCCAATATAACATCAATACATTGGTCACTCGTTTCAGCGGCAAGATGCAACAGTGAGCTAGCTCTTTCGTCTCTCAATAACACATCCGCACCATATTGTAGAAGCAATCTGGTGCATTCGGGCGCATCTTTCAATACGGATAATT from Zerene cesonia ecotype Mississippi unplaced genomic scaffold, Zerene_cesonia_1.1 Zces_u001, whole genome shotgun sequence carries:
- the LOC119838202 gene encoding uncharacterized protein LOC119838202; protein product: MSDPPKILVKKIPIILRKKSFSYRNSATDEFLVPFKSNNKIYVEDIIYKAEEKDVLNGEYPNLTIVNKYLNNFFNSTRTVATYTIDDKIIQLNSDEVTKVIGNENYDVILKALCGISETKLKVQAILSLLTISKRRGTAEKCCQTIVTDMEYFIRDKSRRKRPSRCKAYVIDDDHGNISPQTIARTSALRPSKTPIPKTSVRKDNTENLLDLKLIVDEDSNISDASVGNISMISCQIPNILENPKFILENIDKYTQESVKNETRSILKLVDGSTVMLQAKPEDIFHIATANTLRDLSVEDKKRVLLHQAYIDWKFCLLPDQEGNLPIHIAVMNDDIELLKRHCALLKSRNASLDIIGGASVTPLQLSVLKDAPECTRLLLQYGADVLLRDERASSLLHLAAETSDQCIDVILEYCKENARKILQDEEELWRPELEEKSDDELASYLLDRMGEMCNDAGYTPLMAASARGRLAGVRALAGAAPRAANARMATCGDTALYLAVRAAFAHAEQSGNRNKIAQNYLDIIETLHEYGADPLIPNDSGNSVATLTADFKISDLSQAIANKLLMGTNVKKSFEDYILVKDTQGEINVESINTKKRKKRGGGKSVGGDNEPNNDPTVVSGNKTNSKKVIYFNVPSKGKKKKGMEKNIQDEIVAESVNELKSSGKVIKAEVKQEKIVVDNTPVIIANSNVLPVKITPVDVVSKPTDNVTIKNVKAITQSRSLDKKEMPLKINLTDSKILSGINKVVDNKNICTKTPVIIKKSNQIINTGVVKFNIKDSIKVTTVNKLNSNVINTIKINPSEVFKFKDGGPSDSSKPRFIKIIAPSTNKINNLVTKDVNSISNSNISSVSKIVYTDVESGGKVATDNVKIIDNKRMIDTDNIENASIIKHNLKRSGSDIILQLKKKRD